The Oryzias latipes chromosome 16, ASM223467v1 genomic sequence TGCAGGAAAATCTGAGTCACTTCAAGGAAATCAAGGCAAGACAAGTTAATCTGTATGACAcattttatgtacaaaaataaTTCCAAGTGCTTTAtgcattaaaagaaacaaaataaaaaggaaaggtgTGATAACTAACATTTAAGAAAGTTAAAATGAACTGAATTTCAAGTAAGATTGACAGTGGCTGTAAACTTTTGAATACAAACTAATCAAATGCAGCTGAGAACAGGTGTCTTtaaactggatttaaaaaaaactttttcagatgaTTTAAGGCTCCCTGCAAATATGTTCCAGATCTGTAGAGCAGAGAGgctgaatgcagcttctccatgtttGGTTTTGATTCTGGGTCTGGAGGTCATCCATGTATTTTGGAGCTAAACCATTCAAAGCTTTATAAACTAGCAACAGACCATTAAAGCCTATTTTCTGGCACAGACAGCCAGTGTGAAGATGTGTGAAACTGGACTAATGTGGTCTTCTTTTTGGTCCTTGTGAGAATCCGCAGCAGATTTCTGAATAAGCTGCTGCTTCATGATTGACTTTTTGGTAGTCCTGTCAGAACAATGTTACAGTAGCCGAGTCAACTAAAGATGAACGCATTAACTAATTTGTCCAGGTCCTGCTTAGATATTAGAACTTTAATCCTtgattatttttaagatgatggTAGGCTGATTTTGTGACTGCCTTAATGCGTTTATCAAAATGTAGGTCTGTGTTCGTCACCACCCCCAAGTTTCTAGCCTGGTTGGTATTTTTAGATGAAAAGATTGAAGCTCAGACCTACAACTGTTTTCTTTAGCCCCAAAGACAAtaaccttaattttttttgtttttttgtttagctgATGTGTTTAGCTGTGATGTCCTCAATGCATTTACTGAGGGCAGTGCAGGGCCTCTATCTCCTGGTGtcaatatacatatacatatgtgtgtcatctgcatagctATGGTAACTGATGTTAACATTCTTTGGCAAGTGGGAGCATGTAGACATTAAATTTAAGTGGACCCAGTGTAACGTTCTTCAATTATCCAagtattacaaaacaaacaaacaaaaaaaaaacaatatttgtatttgtatttgttctCTTGACAATGTAGTTTAACCTGCCCTGCTATTCATTCAACATAAACTCCTAAGAAATAAACATATAGACAGGATGATATTAGCCAGGGTTAACAAAGGAAAGTCAatactgatttttcttttttcttttcagtaaaAAGACAAtcccaaatatatatttacatatgtgGCAATGCTACACCAGGATGGAGCCTTTAGGAACCCACCCCACATGTAATTTCTGTTAGCTCAGATTTGAAGTTACCAACACAAAAGTTGCCActtgacacaaaaacattaaaacatatatttttctaTTCTAACTCTATAGCTcaaagtttttctctttttcattaaattatttCTGTTGCGTAGCCCATAAAATATGCCTAACTGCATAGTTTGTATTAAAAGacacaattattattacatCACAGGATAAAAAGCatctaatgatttttttaattaacagtaTCAAAAAGCACTGAGAGCTTGCTTAGAAACTAAACAGATGTGAAGATTAGAAGAGTAAAAACTAAACAACTTGTGATTTTTGGTATAAAACAAGAATGAATCTATTGGATTGTTATGACAATTAATGTGGGTCTGTCTTATAAATGTCAATATGTTTTGGGATcttttccatcatttttatCCCTTTAACTTCCTGGTCAACCAAATGGTGGAGCACAttctgaaaacacatttttttaaactgtcgaTTGTTTGTATATTCACCTAAGGCAATAGGCAAtagacaaatattttttgattGCTATGTCTTGGTTGGGTTGTTTAAAGGTTAACACCGTTAAAATGGTGAAGGAAGAATTAAAGTCTAAAAGCTATATTTCAGTGTGGTAAATTTCTACTTCCCCTTCTCAGTTTTAATTCATGTAGAAAAAAGAcactaaaaaaattacaaatcaaaatttcaaataaaaaaaagagatgccaGGACTGccaaatataaaaacagttcACAAATCTTCAAAGGAAAAATAGTTATCCAGTGTGAAAGCATTTTGAGCATTTGTGAAGGTTCTCTGACATAGTGGTGACTGTGACGACAGTCTTCAATCTTGTCGTCTATTTTTGCCAGAAGGAAGTTGcataaatagaagaaaaagtCAGGAACCTAAGAGTTCTACTCAGTATTattaaaacagcaaagaaaaaactgtaTGGATCCctcaaaaggaaataaatgcaAGTTCCCTcaggattaataaagtactatatctgtctatctatctatctgtctatctaataaaagtttttaaaataattactgTGTATACAtagatttataaataaatgtgctGTTTGAGCAGTTCAAAAATAGGAAGTTAATATTAAAAGACTGATTATGAGGCGAAGcaatactaaaaataaaacattatgtatacattttcaaaaaatttgaattgaaatgaacTCATATGTgagctctttttttcttaaaagtggATGTTATGGTGGTTTTGTGGAATTGTGCCACAATCAAACAATTCCACAAGATTGCTTTAAAATTGctaaaattgctttaaaaataattgaggtcactaaagaaaacaataacAGTTTGGTTGTGTAAATTCAGACTTTATCATTTCCtcttgatcatttctttttaaagtctgCAACATTTAATTGTACCAAAAATCCTGTAAATTTTGAAAGTCATATTTTATTGTTGCTGAATTAAAAGACATATTGTAGctgtttctagatttttttctctctattaTTTTGAGAGACAGTTTGTCAAAAGATTAATCTCcagagcaacaacaaaaaacttcctatcttttgaacatttttcattcTAATGGCTTCAACTAAATATAAACTGTAAGACCAAGGCtgtttttaacaactttaaatATAGTTGGAATTTTCATTTGGTAATTTTATAAGCAcacgttttattttaaaaatgttaaaagggaATTAGTGTGAAAAGCTGCTGGAAAAAtatgaatgatttaaaaaaatgatataaaataaaagggGGGGTTCCCCTTCAGTTTGGAAAAAGCAGGCATTTGTGAAGCTTTCAGAAATGtctgtattatttatttttttcttttattgtttaatatTATTGTATAAATATTAAATGCTTGGATCTCATGTATGTCTTTGGCCATCGACTGACCGTCCAGCAGTGTGCCGGCACTTGTGAATATAttgtgaatatatatatatatatatatatatatatatatatatatatatatatatatatatatatatatatatatatatatatatatatatatatatatatatatatatatatatatattcgtttattttattttatttttcttcaactaTTCTTTATTACAACCCtgaattcaaaacaaaagaaaatcatctGAGAGGTTAAGTGGTATATTGACAACAGCCTGATTGGTACAATGCACAACATGATAAAGCCCACTTGACTGTGGTGCAGGAAAAGAGGATCCTTCTGTTCTGCAGCAAAACAGTTTTCGCTGAATTTGAAATGAGAAGCCCTGCAGCTCCCTCTGCTggtcaaataaaaagatttcatctttttctttttctttttttcccataaaGCCAAACTGAAACCAAACTCTGACCACGCTGGTGGTGGAGTAATTGTTTGGTTCAAGTTTGGGACTTGAAGATATAactttaattacaaaaaaaacaactgtacgTATTAATATTCAGTTTAGTTGAGCAGTTGTGTGTCTCTGGCACCTTTTGAGCTCAGTTTATAGAAGAAAACTAATTTCATAAAAGAAAACTCATCTTCAGTAACTTCACCTGCTTTTAAAAATTAGGTTTATGCTTTGTAACCCTAACACTGAAACAAGGGCATGCAAAATTGTCTAAAACATTTAGATGActgatttaaatgatttttaaatgattaatttAATGAGGGTAAAACATTTGAGTGAGTTGCAGACAGAATATTATTAACATAATTACTCATTACAGATGgttacaaaatatttaaaagtggGAACAGCTTTGTTTAATTTGGATAAAACAAgatggggtttttttgtttgtttttacggGTTTATATCCAAAATGTAAGAAGCTGGggtccaaacaaacatttaaaagagtTGGATTCAGACACTTCAACAACATGGTGACATTTTACCAACCCACACACTTTCTCAGCCTGGATAGATTTCTCACCAACAAGAACTACCCAGTTCaaattaaaacagcatttcacATAGGTAATCCCTTTTAGAAAGACAACTGATGGTGTTTTAAAGTTACAAAGAGTGCAATCGTAGAACACAGTATAGCTGCTGAATTCCCTTCTCAagataaagtctttttttttgtcacttcgAAACTATTAAAGTGGGAAAAACTACCAAGTCAAACTTCAGCTGCCTTGTACCGTTGACACAAATCTCTGAGCTTGAACCCCAGCCCCCCAGGGGGAAGTTCAACAGCTTTAACGTCATCTCTCAAATGAGAACCAGAGGTGCACACTTCAATAGCGGAAGACAGATGAGCGCTGGCGGAGCAGGGACGAGGCTCCCCACTCTTCACTTCACttttttggtttagtttttgaaaaaaactttgtccAGGGTAAGTCCACAACAAATCCTGTCTGGTTATTGTGTCAGATCTAAAATGCTTCACTGTAAGATTACTGCACTGTCTTTGCAACAGTCTTTTGAGAACTTTCTATCACTTTCAATcagaaaaacgttttatttcttgtattttcttttgtcttttaaatgtaaCACCTGCTTATGCAGAAACTGAGACTTTTATGGGATATTTCTTAAAATCTTCAGATTAAAATTAAGCAGTTCAACAGTCTGTTGACCTGTTCTTGTATGAATTTGAAGTATGtggaacaatttttattttagcacattttttttctgtttgtggagCTAAACAAgtgactgttttgtttgtttttttgggtttttcacagagaaaagATCTGGATCACTAAACAATGGCATTCACAAAAGCCATCTCTTTTCTGCTTCTCCTATGCAGTAAGTTCgaattaaggtgcttttgttgATTTTCCCACATGCAAAAATATTAGCGTTGTCTTGCACAGGAAGATGAGACCACAAAACAGTTTGCAACACGGAAATTTTTGCACAGCGCTGTTAACACCAAACCCCCACAATCAACCTGTTCTCATAtattcctctttgttttttttttttttgttctcctccAAGATCTCTCAGTGGCACTCACGGGTACGTCATCTATTCTACACCACACAACCACAACTCTAAAACCGTTTGCTTCAACTCTTTACATGAATCACAAACGGAAATTCAGAGCTGATTTCATCAGGAGGGATAAATCAGTATTTTTCCAGCCATTTCATGCTTTGTGTCTTTTGTCTAGACGTTTGTTCTATTTTTGacactgtctttgtttttttctctaactGCCTTGTTTGCCAGAGAGCACAGTGTCCTGCTACAGAATTGAGCCTGGGACAATAGCTGGTATGGTCTCCATCGATGTTCTGCTGACCCTCATCATTGTAGCTGTCACCTACCGCTGTGCCAGTTTTAGACATAAGAAGGTAGAAAATGGTAAGACAGTGGGAAAAAACATCGTCATGTATGCTAAATTTATCGTATTCATATCAGCCAGATTTCAGATTTATCATTTATATGAAAAATTCATGTTAATAGTAAtggtataataataaaaacctttaccaaaaacttttcaaatgcagtacaaacattacatttaaaagcaaacatattaaaaccccaaaaactacactatttttttcttttaatcagaaattggataaaaaaattgagctttctgctaaaaaaaatcattgtgaaaaacgtaaaaactttttttcaaggCATCATTGTTGTATTAACAGATAGATTTTCACcatcatttatatttttctaaggTAATCcatatttttgaagaaaactttTCTTACATTGAGCTCATATTTTTAGACTATCAGCCAGTTAATATGGCTGATGGATTATTTCTGTTCCAACTGTCACACTCAGACAGCCAGGAAGTTACACAGGATGACTACATTGAGACGGTCTTAGCACCTTTTGCTGTCTTTCTGAGAAAATATATGAGACACAAGTTGGGTTTCAACTTAAGTGAAGAACTTGTAAATAAATTCCCTAAAGGTATttcaaaactgtatttatttaaaaacagtcttCTTTTAGATTATGTTTTGTAAACCATTTTTCCGTTCTTCTCAAATATCTTGATTGCATCAAATTTgaaatttgtgtatttttaaatcttgacAAAATTTCTCATGACAGGAAAATTCTTTATATTTAACTTTATATTAAAAGCCATTACATAACTTTAGTAAACAGGAAATATACATTTGGATTTCTTAAATAGTTTtattgcttaattttttttaaaaacattgaccTTTTGTATTGACCCAGcttctatttcatttttttctgcacaacaaATGTTTACTATTTAAAAGAAACGTAACTGTACAGTCCTATTTCTTGCATAATTGTAAACATTTCTTGGCATTTTTCATGATTGtccattttttctttcctttgaaTTTCTTTACAGCTAACAAGGTGTACATGAACGTCCGGGCGAActgcaagaaaaaataaaaatgggctaaactgtttttggtttttataattgcttatttcagttttgttttttgttctttttatgaaacaaatttgtgcATGAGGTTAGTTGTGATTTAggatattttttagaaaatgtctgCCCAAATACTTTACTTATACTCTTTCAATAAGagatttgaaaaattaaagaaaaaacacattttatatatTGTGTGTTTACCTTTATtactgtttataaaaaaatcccATGTCTTTTGTTGAAATGTATCATTTTTGAAGtccttacaaaaataaattttgtgTGTGTATCTTCTGCGTTGGGTCGTTATTTTAACTGTTATTGCTAAAATAGTTTATCATTTCTCTTTTGCAATATTCTTcctaaaagttcttttttttcacatgggGACTGAAGAAAACAACTTCTGGagaattgaaaataaaagtatttaagcataaggaacaaaaaaagaaaggtaacaaaatgaaaaaaggaagttttgaaaacaaaaacacgtaAGAAATGGTTTGACTGAAGGGGGTTTTAACTTTCATGTTTGTGTCAAACCACTTATATAGTCAAATCAAAAATGGTTTTCACTTTCTCAGTTTCATTAAGTTCTATTTCTATTTCAGAtgaacaaaaacttaaaaacgtGGCCTTGCCTTGAGGCACTGATTTGAAATGATACCAAATCTATGTGGGTGGATGACAGACGCTGACacctaaaaaaacatgtaaaggtCACTTCTAACTCTGTGGACTGAATTGGTGCACATCCTTTTGTTTCTGTAATTTCACTCAACTAACTCAGTTGTCCTTAAAAAAGTAACATggtacatttttctcatgaataGAAACTaagaaatggcttttttttgcaGCCCCTTTGTGTTTAATTCCGGAAATTCCATGAAGTGACATAACTGGTATCACCAgtatttgtttactgtttttttcttggacatTAACCCCTTCATCCCCAGATTTatttccaatttaaaaaaaaataagtttctgtgtttttttctgttcaaagtgatgctaaattaagttgAGTCCTGGATTTAATATATTGCAAATTAGCGACATatggcatgaaggggttaaagtgTGAAAGTCTTTATTGTTGCTTCTTTCTGAtggacaaaaaaaggtttactttCGTTCTGCTGATAGACACAGTTCAATTTGTCTAAACGTGTGGTGAAAGGCCTGCAGATCAAGCGGCAGTAGCTATGGCCAAGTTTCTGTGCAAAACCACAGGTTCTGAGGAAACGCTCTATTCTGAGGTACCATCAACTTCAGCCAAAACTGCAAACTGGCAACACAGAACCCCGTCAGAAACCTTTTTTGCTTAATTTCATCAGAACAATTTGGTCAAACTGTCAAAAATGTGGCCCAAGTTCAAATGGTGACATTTtagttgtaaaaaataataactgtGCAACGTCCATGTggcataaaaacaaagcagaaacaccTCCTCCCTCTTTTCACAGTGGACTCCTCCTTTCACTGTCATCCGGGAGGTTACCAAGCTTCCTGGTACTCACACCATATTGTCTGTGGACTGTCTCCTGTCTGTGGGCCCCTCTGTCTCCAGTTCACAGCCTCTTGTTCATGGGTGGAGGACAGTTGTTTGATAGTGAACAGAGGGACGTACAGCCCCCAGCTTCTCACTCTCATTTCCTGCCTTACTAAACCCCAACATGAAGACGATGCCCGAACACCTCTGTGTCGCAGGTTCCTTTTTTGGTAAGTGATGCATGATTAATTCTCGCTTTTATTCGTTTATTTTGTGTaaacaaagattttgttttcatatttcagGCTCAGAGGAGACGCCAGGTATTTTAACTTTCTACACATTTTTGACTCAGTCGGAAGGAGATGTGGTGCTAAATTCAAACCCTGTGCTTTacgtgtccccccccccccccccaggctgtgATGGCTGCTATCTCATAAGCATGACGTCTTTGATCGCCGTAATTACTTCTGACATCATCCTGACCATCTTCATTATGATTTCTGTGTTCTGCTTTGCAACTCACCAAAGGAGAAGGAGAGAATGTGACTCCCTCCATGGTGAGCGCCCCTtaactctgctttttttctgcaagtgtGGGCACTTGCCAAAAGGGCTGTCATCTAACCGTTTCCCACCTGTATACAGGTAAAAAGAACTCATCTTTGCAAACTTCAAAGAAAGTGCCAACAGAAGTTGCAGAGTCTCCCTACCAGGTAACTAGAACCCCATAACCATCAATTATGAACTTTATTTGGGGATTTTTATGTTGCTGCAATCAATAACTGCTTTGCTTGCTATCATGTGATTTTTAGGAGTTACATGGAGTCCAGTCAGATGTGTACAGTGAGCTTCAACACtttagaaaatgacactttAAATGGAACAGACAACTCTAACATGAAGCTATAATGTAAAGCataatgtttgtgtgtgaacgtAAAGCAAACAGCAAATGATCCTGCATATATGTAGCTTTAGGTTATAATCCAGCACAATTGTAATGTAAATGCCTGTGATTTTAAAGCACTAATATAAAATACTGTATGTAAAAGTGgaatatttatgtaaatgtttgtaTGCTTGAAAGgttttgtgagtgtgtgtgttgctgcctttattttgaataagAATACATGTTTTAATTCTAGtttgaaaacagcattttatagtgtgtttcatttttaatgtatatTAACCAGTCATAGGAAGTCaacatttctgttatttttatgtcttttattgtttaacgttaaaaaaaaaaaaaaagctctgaatgtggatgaaggaaaaagaaaattccagAGCGTCTGTATTAGGAAGCAGCCTGTCTGCGCCTGATGATTCAACAGATGATGGATACTGACTCAtagtgaggggaaaaaagaccTGTGGGTAAAAAAATAAGGGGGACATTTATTGTTTAACATGCAGGCAGGATGGATCAACAAAAATAGAGACAATGGGAGATGTTACATTAAAGAATTTGAATTGAGAAACGGGTCATTCAGCTTCCTAAAACAGTTGTAGAAATCCCTTTTATGATGCAGAGAGAACACACCTCCATGTTTGAACAGCAGGCTGCTTAGCTGAAGGCTGGAAGAGCTGGGAAGCGGTCGGGCCCTTAAGCGCAAACAGAA encodes the following:
- the LOC105355914 gene encoding TYRO protein tyrosine kinase-binding protein, producing MAFTKAISFLLLLCNLSVALTESTVSCYRIEPGTIAGMVSIDVLLTLIIVAVTYRCASFRHKKVENANKVYMNVRANCKKK
- the tyrobp gene encoding TYRO protein tyrosine kinase-binding protein translates to MKTMPEHLCVAGSFFGSEETPGCDGCYLISMTSLIAVITSDIILTIFIMISVFCFATHQRRRRECDSLHGKKNSSLQTSKKVPTEVAESPYQELHGVQSDVYSELQHFRK